Below is a genomic region from Gadus morhua chromosome 4, gadMor3.0, whole genome shotgun sequence.
gatctcgtcactgctttttgcagatgatgtggtcctcattggatcatcggcctgtgaccttcagcactcactggattggttggcggccgagtgtgaagcggctgggatgaggatcagcaccgctaaatctgaggccatgactcttagcaggaaaccggtggattgcttactccgggtaggaaatgagtccttagcccattTCCTACCCGGGAAATGGGCtaaggtacttgaactccttcctaagtgaaggagttcaagtacctcggggtcttgttcgcgagtgagggtactatggagcgtgagattggccggagaatcgaagcagcgggggcggtattgcgttcgctttaccgcacctttgtaacgaaaagagagctgagccgcaaggcaaagctctcgatctaccggtcgatcttcgttcctatcctcacctatggtcatgagggctgggtgatgaccgaaaggacgagatcgcgggtacaagcggccgagatgagttttctcagaagggtggctggcgtctcccttagggatagggtgagaagctcagccatccgtgaggaactcggattagagccgctgctcctttacttagaaaggagtcagctgaggtggttcgggcatctggtaaggatgcccactgggcgccttccttgggaggtgtttcaggcacgtccagtggggaggaggcctcggggaagacccaggactaggtggagagattatatctcaacactggcctgggaacgcctcgggatccccccgtcagagctggtcaatgtggcccgggaaagggaagtctggggccccctgcttgagctgctccccccgcgacccgaccccggataagcggatgacaaTGAGGGTATGAGGTACTAGTGTAGTGATACTAATGAGAGTGATGATAGTATAGTGATATTACTAAGACATATAATAGTGTCAGCACCTAGTGATTCTCATAATTGTGTAGTAATACTTAGAAGAGTGATAGTAGTGTAGTGTTACTAATAAGAGTGATAATAATTTAGTGATACTAATAATAGTGATGATAGTGTCACCAGCACTAGTGATACTAATAAGACTGATAATAGTGTAGTGATACTAGTAAGAATGATAATACTGTGACAAGCACTAGTGATACTGTTAGAAGAATTAATaataacttatctaattcacttcaactagctaaaaagcaagaggaatcggggagtccaggtcaagtatagatggagagtttattgccacccgcaaacgagagacaacaaagctgaatggtattcgcgaatacacactaccgaatgaatcccggacagctccttatatccccaattcttacacaatacaaagttggactttcatcaaatatagaatttcccatcagggtcatactgtgtggatgtcagcatactcctatgtcttctgaatcccaatgtgaccttagaacatatattatccttatacaaacagagatgatgcacatgtgtgaatgtaagcattgtcttcagagagtacatcaatatgggagtagactggactctctgactgatgtatcacatggcccatcaggtgagaatatcctggacccactcactggtgtcacacagcacacaacatctaggttagaggtgatcagctcttctccaccattaaagtatatatgatatgtaggcctaataataatcatagtttaacatagaatgtaaggttaatttctaccacaataCCAATAAGAGTGATCATAGTGTAGTTATACTAATAAGAGTGATAATGCTGTCACCAGCGCTAGTAACAGTAAAAAGAGTGATAATAGTGCCACCAGCACTAGTGATACTAGCAGACTGAAATTTGATGATAATTCCGAGGCTGTCGGTAGGAAGGGACAGCAACGTTTATATTACCTGAGGAATTTAAACTCTTTTAATGTTGAGAAGTTATTGATGTCCCTTTTTTATAAGTCTTTTATCCAATCTGTCCTAACCTTTACATTTATTGTCTGGTATGGCGACAACAGTGTGAAGGACAGAAACCAGATGAGTCATATTGAGAAGGTAGCTGGCAAGTTAATAGGAACGCCACAGACTCCTCTGGCGTATATATTTGAGGAACGTGTTGTCCTTAAAGCCAAATCGATTTTAGACTGTAAAAGCCACCCCCTTCACCAAAATGTTGAGGTTCTCCTCTCAGGCCGGACATTCCCTTTCTGCACATTAGCTAATTTTTAACTAGGGCAATATCCTTGCTAAATTTGCATAATGCTGAATTCCAGACTTAAccgttgtgtgttgtttgtgtgtcttatgTGTATTGGTCGCTGTTATATATTAACTTCATTAATAACCGTAATAAGGATGCCTTAACCAGGAGCTGCAGTCAACATAGCTTTACTGTTCAACATGCTTGAAAACATAAAACACTGCGCACGCAGGTAACGCATACAACAAAAAGTAGTGCCTTCATTATGTGGGTAAACCACATACGGTCATAACAGTCGCTGTTGATGTTTTAATGTACTTCTGTATGCTTTTACCTGTTGACCTGTCTGCAAACCAAGTTTCCCTTTGGGATAACacacctactactactactactaagtATAGTGATAATCGTGCCACCAGCGAACAAACAATTATAGTGCCTTGTTTCCACTGAGCGGTGCGGTTCAGTTTGATGTGGCTCGGAGCGGGGCAGCTCGGTTACGCTAAATCTGGCTCGCGTTTCATCCGcggacagtacccttatggtagggtgGGGATAAGACGGATGGCCATTGCCGCGGCAGCTACCTAAGCATTGTGACATCGTAGCAGCGTGACACAGTGTAGTGTgctaataaattcaatgaaaaagATGAACGCGACAAATTAAACAAGGAGCTACAATGGAGGATGTCCAAGAAGGACGGGAAAACTTTGgcacaacattttcttcaatcagacaaacaaagctttcgccgttgtccaaAAATACCTCGCGGGcgctgtgtttgtatgtttttatgccCTTTTTCCGTAAGTGACGATTccgtcgaccaatcaacggacggcgttTGTAGCTCCATTTTTTCGGGACACTTTGAGACCCCTTGGTagcccaacggaggagtaccaAAAATAGGAGCGGTTCAGCACGCTTATTTTGGGACCCTGCCCAACTTCTGCCAATAGAAACGCCAATATAAGCGGACGGAGCCGCAATAAACGAAAACCGCACACCGCTTGTGGGAAATGATGCATAAGAGTGATAATAGTGATCGCAAATGCAATCAGTTTCTCAAAAATAAGCggtgagtcttttttttttttaccatgttGCTCCTGCAACCCCCTCAATAACACTCAATATATTCTTTCGAGAAGTATTGCAGAGTAACTACTGAGAGCTgtagaataataaaacacgtgGATGCTACTGTAGCATTCTCTCTGAACGCGGGAAAAGTGGAACACAGAACGACGGCCTAGCGGCCCACTCAGCTCCTCTGTAGAAGCTCTGTGGGCCACgagcccccccacacaaactcccatcacacactcctcacacacactcctcacacacactcctcacacacactccccacacacactcccatcacACACTCCCTACACATGCTCCCCTCACACACCACCTACACACTTCCCACACCTCTTCACGGCGCTGCCTGGAAGGCTCGCGGAGGAAGACCTGGTTTATGTTATCTAGTCTGAAGGTTTACACAATGCTTGAGAGATGGTCTCTCAAGCATGCAGTCCCAGCGGCCCTGGGAGGCCAGGAGACGACAACaagagaccagaggagaacTGATCCAATGAACCGACGTCCTCACTGTTCTTGTTCCGTTTTCACACTTTGATCTCTCAAGAGGTCTTTGTGCGAAAAAACGAACGataaagtattgttttgagGTTAGACAGAAAAGAATGTTTAAATTAGGTAAATGTCCTGGCAAACTAAATAAGTATGTATAGAGGGATGTATGCTAATTTTTTTTGATTGATCATTTTCATTTATGGAAAAATAATTCaatgattaaattgtttttggtttttgcgtACTATTAAAATCGGAACAATTCGAACAGAGACCTCAAGTAAGGGTGGAAATGTTTGGTACCTTGTTTTATTTGTCTCCCTCTTGTGGTGAAAAATGAACTTGTTTGGTCTTGTTGATCTTTATAAATGAACGGAACCAGTGCTGGGTGTTGTCTCCCTCGGATGACTGAAACGTGATGTTGTAGTCAGACAACAACAAGGGTCGATCATAGCTCAACAGACAGGACAGTTTGAAAGCTGCTTTGATTGACTGCTAAAATGTACAATCAATGTTTTTCTTTGCTGCAATTATACATTCTCTCTTGACACTTCTTTAAATGCCTTGACTTTCCCGACAGCAGTGTTTTATATGTAATGTAATGGCTATGACTTTGGTGAATAACATCTCATTCCGTTCAGATCTTTGGAGGTTTGATGATATTTGGACTTGTGAAGGCCCAAGCAGTTGAACCACAGGTAACCCCATCTCATGACCTCTACATGTCCTCCACATGACCTCCACATGACCTCCTAACATGACCTCCACATGACATGACCTCCACATAGACCTCCACATGACCTACTCACATGACCTCCTCTCATGACCTCCACATGACCTGATCTCATGACCTCCACATGACCTTTTCCCGTGACCTCGTCCCCTGACCTCCACTGATCCTACTGTCCTCAGCTGCCCAGCGCGGTGGGCCATTGGCTCTGGGctggactgtgtgtgttctccttgGGGATGCTGATGGTTTCCATCCTCGGCGGAGACGGCCGCCACGACCGAGAAGACGGCAATGCTCAAAGTggtaggacagacagacaggcaggcatgatagacagacacacagacgcagacacatactcaggaaagcaggcaggcagacagaaggGTATTGACTACTGTGTCTCCAGTTTGCAGGTCTGGAGGTGGCCGTAatgatcatcatgatgatcttAGGGATCGTCATGGCTTCCTACAGAAACaaggtctctttctctgtcctctcttcctctctctgatgTATCATTGTGATAAAgaatgtgctctctctctctttctctccaggtAAAGGTGTCCTTTGAGAACATCTCTCCTGACATTGTGGGAGAGATGATGGCAGAAAACAATATACGAGAAATCCTCAACGACGCCCAAGGGCCGGTAAGTTGTGACCATAACCGTAACAACCTTTTGTTACCCGAACAACTtgctgttaccctgacaacaTGCTTTTACCATGACAACGTGttgttaccctgacaacgtcTTGTTACCCAGACAGCGTGCTGTTACCCTGTCAACTTCTTCTTACCCTGACAACGtgctgttaccctgacaacgcGCTGTTACCCTGACAGCGCGCTGTTTCCCTGACAATGTGCTGTGACCCTGGCAACATtctgttaccctgacaacgtgCTGTTACTCTGACAACGTGCTGTTACTCTGACAACGCGCTGTTACCCTAACAACGTCTTGTTACCCTGACAATGTGCCTTTATCCTGACAACGtgctgttaccctgacaacgtgCTGTTACCCTGGACACAtgctgttaccctgacaacgtgCTGTTACCCTGACAATGCACTGTTTCCCTAACAACGTGCTGTTACCCTGGCAACATGcctgttaccctgacaacgcTCTGTTACCCTGACATGGTCTTATTACCCTGACAACGTGCTGTTATGCAGACAACACGttgttaccctgacaacgtgttgttaccctgacaacgtcTTGTAAACCTGACAACGGGCTGTTACCCTGACACCGCGCTGTGTCTCCCTCCAGCTCCAGTGCTGTGGCTTTATGAGCTATCAGGACTGGGGTAACAGCATCCCTGGATCCTGTAAGTGTTCAGAATCCACTTTCTGCACAAACCGCCCAGGGGTAGCTATATCTAtacgtctatctatctatctatctatacattAGCACATCGCCTGAATATGTCTGATACATAACGCTGTTTGCTGTTtcatgtgtgtctttttttcAGAACTTGGACGGTCCAGCTATCATCTACTCCAGGGTAATGGATGATCAGTAATCAATCTTTTTATTCAATGTATCATTAAACCAATCAATGCTACTGATCAGTAGCTaacccgtgtgtgtttgtgcatgtgtgcatgtgtgtgcatgtctccagCCGTGCTTCCCCATCGCGTCTGACCTGCTGGATCTGGCCTTGACGGTCTCCATGGGTGTCTTGTTTGGCTTCGCTGTCACCGCTGTGAGTCCTCAGACACATCAGCACCCTAatgctctgcacacacacacacacacacacacacacacacacacacaataaagtgtctgtgtaatgtgtgtgtgtgtgtgtgtgtgtgtgtgtgtgtgtgtgtgtgtgtgtgtgtgtgtgtgtgtgtgtgtgtgtgtgtgtgtgtgtgtgtgtgtgtgtgtgtgtgtgtgtgtgtgtgtagctcctcTGCCTTAAGGCAAGCCTCCTGATGATTCGTCAGGTCAGGCGTCACAACGGCGGTCGCGGAGGACAGGCCATCGCCATGACGGCTCCTGGGTACAAGCTGACCCCTGGCATCTGACCTCTGAACTCACGCCTGATTTCTGCTTCTGTAAATGAGTCCTGCGCTATGATGTCAATAGTTACATGATGTCAATAGTTTCACTCGTGTTCCCATTAAAGAAAACAATACATTTGTTCCTCACCATTAAGGGTTCCATGTGTTCATTCTCCTGTTACAATGTACCTCGTTTCAgtgactcctcccctccattCCTGTAAGAGGACAGGTTGTCTCCTCCCTTCTATGCATATGTAATTAGCTGTATACCCCTCCCCCCTATGCATATGTAATTAGCTGACGAAGGTCCTTACTGCTGGGAGGTTTCTGACTCGTGACGCTCCAGACCGACGCTCCTCTGACCTCAGACAGAAGAACCTCCTCACCCGTCAGACCGAGGCCCTGCGTCGCTGCCTTCAGACCGAGGCCCTGCGTCGCTGCCTCATGGTTCTAACATGGAGCACTTCAGGCAGGGGCTCCTTTGAAGGACTGTGTTTTCCTCGCATGATTCTTCACGGGCCCTGAAGCTGctgaggagtaggaggaagtTGTGTCTCAGTAGGCCACTCCCCTTCTCAGTTGGCCACTCCCCATCTGATTAGGCTACTCCCCTTCTCAGCCGGCCGCTCCCCTTCTCAGTAGGCCACTCCCCTTCTCAGTAGGCCACTCCCCTTCTCAGTAGCCACTCATCAGTGTTACGTTAATGCTActagtatagcagtagtattaagGTGATATACTGctagtatagcagtagtattaagGTGACACAGTTATATTAGTATAGCAGTAGGATTAACTTAATATAGTActagtatagcagtagtattaagGTAGTATTCTActagtatagcagtagtatcATTGTAGTATAGTACTTCTAGTACAGCAGTATTAAGGTAGTATAGTACTATTATAGCAGTAGCATTAAGAAGTTAGTAAAGTAGTTCTAGTATAGCAGTAGCATTAAGGTAGTATACTCCTAGTATGGCAGTAGTATTAGGTGGTATAGTTGTTCTTCTACAGCAGTAGTAGTTAAGTAATGAAAAAGAGAAGCTAGGCACAGTGCTGAGTGTTTGattccccagagagagagacaccgtatCGATACTAAAACTCATTTACTACGTCAATAATGGCTTCTTTCTGTCCCATTCAAAGGCAATCTTTCACTTGTTCAACACAGAGAGGTGttgtcgtgtgtgtctgcaggtgttgaagtgtctgcatgtgtgtttatatcccagtgcagtggcggactcagaaaaaataaataaaaagggcacattctggacaacatggggccccaccagcggacacagtggcttttctaacttgatggtgttttgttcccccaacggagccttaaaggcagcgctgcctggaaggtcctatcccctaaccttagcaagcgctgcattgaaggtcccattcggggcacttgttacatctccatgtagcacttaaaagaatagttttgctcataatttaaacggggggttttaataaaaaaagaaaattgcttcaaagacactgtttccccttattctagtgactttataaacaccaaaatgagttgttcacatcattgtgcactttcacattgtagccaaagaaaggaggatgccttactgcttacatctttactaacatttaagtaaaaattCGACTGGAGTaaattcaatgtgccgctaccatacagtctttgaccgctgacagccagctacggaaacatttaaggaagtttttcttcatgttgaggtgatagctgaccattatcgtctctcttgcatgaaatgacctacacttgaatgatcttgaacgctcaaaaaatgtatttacattttaaacggattatgcaaactgaaaatattaagtttttcgaacttggcatctaattgcgcttGTCCAGGGTACTGACATACTCTTGATCAGCTTTTTGCTTCTttatccagtggagatttaagtaccactcgatgtagctGTTTCTCATGGCaacgccacatgaaagcaacgcctcgcattccccgttcgtcagctaccaaagcgaggaacgtctgcacctcaatagctaaccacaacatgttttttcggtttgccatattcttgctccagagggcacatcatcatcatcagggccAACCTATAGGGCACTCAATaatttttgttcacgtgtaaagggcagccaataaggcactttctctcattttcaccaccatagagggcactttcgcacactttttcaaccatgggggcaccagatgggcataagggcactagaagggcaccagacgggcagaagagcactagaagggcactataaggaccagtcgagcagaagggcactatcatggcactagaagggcactagaagggcactggaagggcactggaagggcacaagaaagaccagacgggcagaagggcactatcagggtactagaagggcaccagatgggcagaagggcacttgaaggaccagtcgggcagaagggcactatcagggtactagaagggcactggaagggcactagaaggaccagccgggcagaagggcactatcagggtactagaagggcaccagatgggcagaagggcacttgaaGGACCAAACGGGCAGAAGGGAattatcagggcactagaaggaccagacgggcagaaggggactatcagggcactagaagggcaccagacgggcagaagggcactatcagggtactaaagggggcactaaaagggcatcagacgggcagaaggggactataagggcactcattaaggcacgtcattgaattttcttgttctagagggcacatcatcatcatttattgcatgaaggagcaccctagagggcacctaatcatgttttgcacgtgaaaagggcagccaataaggcatttTTCTCACGGTTTCGacactcttgaagggcactttagcgcgctttttcaaccattgagccacgagggggggcggttgccccccctgccccccccctgagtccgccactgtcccagtgtgtatgtgtgaggtttAGTGTCCTTATTTGTTTGTGCGTCGGcctccgtgtgtgtctttgtaagtGGTTCAATAGAGGGCGCTTCccttgaatatatctgccaactatgaATCAACTGTTATaaatacgaaataaatcaacaagaAACATAGCATTCATCCTCTTTTAATTGTGTGATAGACCGTACCCtccactgccagcaaccatttaaatgcgtctcaACGTCGATGATTTGGGCTAGGATAGTAATTCATTCGAAATAAaaccctcctccaagtcaggggcaCCGGCCCCGTTGAACTCAATGTAAACTCGcaaactttttgctgtctatcaagcagagacagcctTTCATTGCCGCAAGAAAATTTGGCCAtgggtcgcaccagtgtgcgccccaggcctatggtatcgcttttcttttttgttatcaccaaATGATTGGGCAATTTAACCAATCAaccaaataggctacctccctcagcagcattcgcgcaaCGCAACTACATATAGAGAGGAGTATAGTCCAGGGTATAcgcgggtatacggcgtatacccacttatttttcagtcatcattgcgtatacccacttctaaATCCCCCCAGATGCGCACCATTCAGTAGTATCTGCAAGCCAAATTGCCCACTTTTTTGCGTTAACACCAAAACctgacggggcgacaagatccaaagttttgatttgtcgcgccacactttcgccgtgcacaggcgagcgcgttcacgaggatttgtgcagCGACAaatttgctcgagttgaaatattgcACCTTTgtcgcgaatttcgcgtgatgatggccaatcagcgttcaacatcgtggccactgagtgacatatgtaacgtaacagccaatcagcgttcaaccgtcaaactcagtgcagtgcagtccggggtgaactgcagcattgaaagtgattgttgccgtttgcgactcccggagctctaggcctatatataatagtaggcTATATAATGTGATATAATTGTGTATATAAtctcacggccaaaagctctgtgcgcatGACCCACACTACTCTgcctcttattggctaatacTCACTGCCTTTACTGATTTGATTGTAGAATAATTTAAATGATGATTTTCAatcatcatatatttatattagggctgtcaagcaattaaaatatttaatcacgattaatcgcattaatgccatagttaactcacgattaatcgtgattaatcgtatttttttttctaagctaaatatcccttgaattctttgtcccattaatttttctcattttaatgctcttatcaacatggagaagtgcatcggcttgccttgtgcaaatgtttttttattgaaaacaacattggcatatactgatcaaaacaggacggtacaaaaaaaaagcctataatgcaatttgacgatgaacatacaaagatatgccttgaacatagcagtcaggctactgcttctttgttttgagcccaaaaaaacaaaaaaacaaaaatctt
It encodes:
- the LOC115541273 gene encoding tetraspanin-10-like isoform X2, with protein sequence MLKVFAGLEVAVMIIMMILGIVMASYRNKVKVSFENISPDIVGEMMAENNIREILNDAQGPLQCCGFMSYQDWGNSIPGSCKCSESTFCTNRPGNLDGPAIIYSRLLCLKASLLMIRQVRRHNGGRGGQAIAMTAPGYKLTPGI
- the LOC115541273 gene encoding tetraspanin-8-like isoform X1, which gives rise to MLKVFAGLEVAVMIIMMILGIVMASYRNKVKVSFENISPDIVGEMMAENNIREILNDAQGPLQCCGFMSYQDWGNSIPGSCKCSESTFCTNRPGNLDGPAIIYSRPCFPIASDLLDLALTVSMGVLFGFAVTALLCLKASLLMIRQVRRHNGGRGGQAIAMTAPGYKLTPGI